In Pangasianodon hypophthalmus isolate fPanHyp1 chromosome 3, fPanHyp1.pri, whole genome shotgun sequence, a single genomic region encodes these proteins:
- the tmem14a gene encoding transmembrane protein 14A: MAVDWLGFGYAATILFGGFMGYKRKGSLMSLIAGLFFGGISAYGAFRITLDPQDKWTSLAASGALAVVMGIRFKKSGKLMPAGIMAGLSLMMVIRLLIL; the protein is encoded by the exons ATGGCAGTTGACTGGCTCGGCTTTGGCTATGCAGCTACTATTTTATTCGGAGGCTTTATGGGATATAAGAGAAAAG GAAGCTTGATGTCACTAATTGCGGGATTATTTTTTGGTGGCATATCTGCATACGGGGCCTTTAGGATAACTCTTGACCCACAAGACAAATGGACCTCGCTTG CTGCTTCTGGTGCTCTGGCAGTTGTGATGGGAATAAGATTCAAGAAATCTGGGAAATTAATGCCTGCAGGTATTATGGCTGGATTAAG CCTCATGATGGTCATCCGACTGCTGATCCTCTGA
- the gsta.1 gene encoding glutathione S-transferase, alpha tandem duplicate 1, giving the protein MSGKVVLHYFDGRGKMESIRWLLAVAGVEFEEVQLTTREQYEKLVDDGALMFQQVPLVEMDGMKLVQTKAILNYIAGKYNLYGKDIKERLMIDIYSEGARDIMDMIMILPFTPADQKQSQLDKIQGKVKERSLPAYEKALAHSQYLVGTQLSCADVHLLEATLMLEELFPTILSTFPKIQEFQKRMKAIPAISKFLQPGSQRKPPPDEVYVKTVMSVLSHVFK; this is encoded by the exons ATGTCAGGAAAGGTTGTACTGCACTACTTCGACGGGAGAGGGAAAATGGAGTCGATCCGGTGGCTTTTGGCTGTTGCTGGTGTTGAG TTCGAGGAGGTTCAACTGACAACCAGGGAGCAATACGAGAAGCTAGTGGATG ATGGAGCACTCATGTTTCAACAGGTTCCACTGGTTGAGATGGATGGAATGAAGCTTGTTCAGACGAAGGCCATCTTGAACTACATTGCTGGAAAATACAACCTCTATGGAAAAGATATTAAAGAGCGTCTTAT gattgaTATTTACTCTGAGGGTGCTAGGGACATCATGGATATGATCATGATTCTGCCTTTTACACCTGCTGACCAAAAACAGAGTCAACTGGATAAAATACAGGGCAAAGTCAAGGAACGTAGTCTCCCAGCTTATGAAAAG GCTCTTGCTCATTCCCAGTACCTTGTGGGAACCCAGTTGAGTTGTGCAGATGTGCATCTCCTTGAGGCTACTCTTATGCTGGAGGAGTTGTTCCCTACAATACTTTCCACTTTCCCCAAAATCCAG GAATTCCAAAAGAGGATGAAAGCAATTCCAGCTATCAGTAAGTTCTTGCAGCCTGGCAGTCAGAGGAAGCCTCCGCCTGATGAAGTTTACGTAAAAACTGTCATGAGTGTACTGAGCCATGTTTTCAAGTAG